A genomic region of Prochlorococcus marinus XMU1405 contains the following coding sequences:
- a CDS encoding DoxX family protein, translating to MLSTILTKSFSKDTALLILRVITGTVLIHHGYEKLANIENFADAFVRPLHLPFPIFLSYIAAFSEIGGSWLLIIGLATRFGALAIVGTISVAIYHALVTSGFNIFLLELLLLYFASATSIALTGPGNFSLDEVIIRILKSEDEEEIIPSTKSKNSKEVEIKEETSKGGLFQFLQANILSDTSS from the coding sequence GTGCTTTCAACAATTCTTACAAAGTCGTTTAGCAAAGATACTGCTTTATTAATTCTTAGAGTCATAACTGGAACTGTTCTTATTCATCACGGTTACGAGAAACTAGCAAATATAGAAAATTTCGCGGATGCTTTTGTCAGACCTTTACATCTACCATTCCCAATATTTTTATCATACATAGCGGCATTCTCTGAAATAGGTGGTAGTTGGTTACTAATTATAGGCTTAGCTACAAGATTCGGGGCCTTGGCGATTGTCGGAACTATTTCTGTCGCTATTTATCATGCACTTGTTACTTCAGGTTTTAATATTTTCTTGCTAGAGCTTTTACTTTTGTATTTCGCTTCAGCAACTTCAATTGCATTAACAGGTCCTGGTAATTTCTCCTTAGATGAAGTCATAATCAGAATTTTGAAATCAGAAGATGAAGAGGAAATTATTCCTTCAACAAAATCGAAAAATTCTAAAGAAGTTGAAATTAAAGAAGAAACAAGTAAAGGCGGCTTATTTCAATTTTTGCAAGCGAATATACTCTCAGATACTTCAAGCTAA
- a CDS encoding pyridoxamine 5'-phosphate oxidase family protein → MPDNNLPSWRQDLKSSRKKEGKLPSNRWIQLATVSEENEPRLRTVVFRGWYKDSSMIIFTDRRSEKIGHLKSNPNAEILWFFLKTKSQYRFKGKINELSDNKNYWDLLSEKSKSSWFWGSPGEKINPKVQSAYEILSNLPKSENFVVLNFEIDSVDLLKLEQPVHKRYLWEKSRKWEKVEINP, encoded by the coding sequence ATGCCTGATAACAACTTACCAAGTTGGAGACAAGATTTAAAATCTTCTAGAAAAAAAGAGGGGAAATTACCCTCTAATAGATGGATACAGCTTGCAACAGTTAGCGAAGAAAATGAGCCAAGATTAAGAACAGTTGTTTTCAGAGGATGGTATAAAGATAGTTCAATGATTATTTTTACAGATAGAAGAAGTGAAAAAATTGGGCATTTAAAATCCAACCCTAATGCAGAAATATTATGGTTCTTTTTGAAAACCAAATCACAATATAGATTCAAAGGGAAAATAAATGAATTAAGTGATAACAAAAATTACTGGGATTTATTATCAGAAAAATCAAAATCTTCTTGGTTTTGGGGATCTCCTGGAGAAAAAATAAACCCAAAAGTCCAATCTGCTTATGAAATATTATCCAATCTTCCCAAGTCAGAAAATTTTGTAGTTCTAAACTTTGAAATCGATTCAGTAGATCTTCTTAAATTAGAACAGCCTGTTCATAAAAGATATCTTTGGGAAAAGAGTAGGAAATGGGAAAAAGTAGAAATTAATCCTTAA